One genomic segment of Mycolicibacterium gilvum includes these proteins:
- a CDS encoding 2-hydroxyacid dehydrogenase encodes MRVLAHFLPGPKVTEFLSPHTDWLDIRYCAEDDDETFYRELPSAEVIWHVLRPISGDDLAQAAKLRLVHKLGAGVNTIDVDAATGRGIAVANMPGANAPSVAEGTLLLMLAALRRLPELDRATRTGNGWPSDPTLGESVRDLGGCTVGLVGYGNIAKQVERILLAIGAEVVHTSTRDDGLPGWRTLPDLLSESDIVSLHLPLTGATEGLLGRKALAQMKTDAVLVNTSRGAIVDEAALVDALRAGTLAAAGLDVFAVEPVPSNNPLLGLPNVVLTPHVTWYTADTMRRYLEFALDNCERLRDGRALAHVVNDPSG; translated from the coding sequence GTGAGAGTCCTGGCGCACTTCCTCCCCGGTCCGAAGGTCACCGAATTCCTTTCACCGCACACCGATTGGCTCGACATCCGGTACTGCGCCGAGGACGACGACGAGACCTTCTACCGTGAGCTGCCGTCCGCCGAGGTGATCTGGCATGTGCTGCGGCCGATCTCGGGTGACGATCTGGCACAGGCGGCGAAGCTGCGGTTGGTGCACAAGCTGGGCGCGGGGGTCAACACCATCGACGTCGACGCCGCGACCGGGAGGGGAATCGCGGTTGCCAACATGCCGGGCGCCAACGCGCCGTCGGTCGCCGAGGGCACCCTGCTGCTGATGCTCGCCGCGCTGCGCAGGCTGCCGGAGCTCGACCGTGCCACGAGGACGGGCAACGGCTGGCCGTCGGACCCGACGCTCGGTGAGAGCGTCCGCGACCTCGGTGGTTGCACCGTCGGCCTCGTCGGGTACGGCAACATCGCCAAGCAGGTCGAGCGCATCCTGCTGGCCATCGGCGCCGAGGTCGTGCACACCAGCACCCGCGACGACGGGCTGCCCGGATGGCGCACCCTGCCCGACCTGCTGTCCGAATCCGACATCGTGTCGCTGCACCTGCCGTTGACCGGCGCCACCGAGGGTCTGCTCGGCCGGAAAGCCCTGGCGCAGATGAAGACTGACGCAGTCCTCGTCAACACCTCCCGCGGCGCGATCGTCGACGAGGCCGCGCTCGTGGACGCGTTGCGCGCGGGCACGCTCGCCGCGGCGGGGCTCGACGTATTCGCCGTCGAGCCCGTCCCGTCCAATAATCCGCTGCTGGGCCTGCCCAATGTCGTGCTCACCCCCCATGTCACCTGGTACACGGCCGACACGATGCGGCGGTATCTGGAGTTCGCGCTCGACAATTGCGAACGGCTTCGTGACGGCCGCGCGCTCGCCCACGTCGTGAACGACCCCTCGGGGTAA
- a CDS encoding VOC family protein, whose protein sequence is MIKPDNTNTEFALGGINHVALVCSDMARTVDFYSNVLGMPLIKSLDLPGGMGQHFFFDAGNGDCVAFFWFAEAPDRVPGMSSPEAIPGIGDIVSAVSTMNHLAFHVPAEKFDEYRQKLKAKGVRVGPVLNHDESPAQVSATLHPGVYVRSFYFLDPDGITLEFACWTKEFGDSDTATVPKTAADRRVPVNG, encoded by the coding sequence ATGATCAAGCCGGACAACACCAACACCGAATTCGCCCTCGGCGGCATCAACCACGTCGCTCTGGTCTGTTCCGACATGGCGCGCACCGTCGACTTCTACAGCAATGTGCTGGGCATGCCGCTGATCAAGTCGCTGGATCTGCCCGGCGGTATGGGCCAGCACTTCTTCTTCGATGCGGGCAACGGCGACTGTGTCGCGTTCTTCTGGTTCGCCGAGGCGCCCGACCGGGTCCCGGGAATGTCGTCGCCCGAGGCGATCCCCGGGATCGGTGACATCGTCAGTGCGGTCAGCACGATGAACCACCTGGCCTTCCACGTGCCCGCCGAGAAGTTCGACGAGTACCGGCAGAAGCTGAAGGCCAAGGGGGTTCGCGTCGGCCCTGTGCTCAATCACGACGAGAGCCCGGCGCAGGTCTCGGCCACGCTGCACCCGGGGGTCTACGTGCGGTCCTTCTACTTCCTCGACCCCGACGGCATCACGCTGGAATTCGCCTGCTGGACCAAGGAATTCGGGGACAGCGATACGGCCACGGTGCCGAAGACCGCCGCGGACCGCCGGGTGCCCGTCAACGGATGA
- a CDS encoding sucrase ferredoxin: MTATKRPPCSEQSLARDEPMYGTASAGSSWLLLELEGGWGPSAFLESPGSIEPDLGRAIVRRAEAAGMRIAAIRRHGRRSATPCWRWFVAKADVGRHALFSGEVDEARDYLDVSLDGADGVATDGPLVAVCAHGRHDQCCAVRGRSAVSAISAAYPESTWECSHLGGDRFAATMLILPEGLCYGRVDSTDAAELVRLYCDGRLDDRFLRGRTSLPHAVQAAQHFARVAYGDDRIEAYPLVSMEGGDDTVRVVLAAGPGPIEVVLDVVMSEPLFSQCRAATAGPVRTFTLRSLSDTGMHPS, from the coding sequence GTGACGGCAACCAAGCGCCCGCCGTGCAGCGAGCAATCCCTGGCTCGTGACGAACCGATGTACGGCACCGCGTCGGCGGGCTCCTCCTGGCTGCTGCTGGAGCTCGAAGGCGGTTGGGGGCCCTCGGCTTTCCTGGAGTCCCCCGGATCCATCGAACCGGACCTCGGACGCGCCATCGTCCGCAGAGCGGAGGCCGCGGGCATGCGCATCGCGGCGATCCGGCGGCACGGACGCCGTTCGGCGACGCCGTGCTGGCGGTGGTTCGTCGCGAAGGCCGACGTCGGCCGGCACGCGCTGTTCAGCGGTGAGGTCGACGAGGCGCGCGACTACCTCGACGTGAGCCTCGACGGCGCCGACGGCGTGGCTACCGACGGTCCGCTCGTGGCCGTCTGCGCACACGGCAGACACGACCAGTGCTGCGCGGTGCGCGGCCGGTCGGCTGTCTCCGCGATCAGCGCCGCCTATCCCGAATCGACCTGGGAGTGTTCACATCTGGGCGGCGACCGGTTCGCCGCCACGATGCTGATCCTGCCGGAAGGACTGTGCTACGGCCGTGTCGACAGCACCGACGCGGCCGAGCTGGTACGCCTCTACTGCGACGGCAGACTCGACGACCGGTTCCTGCGCGGCCGCACCTCACTGCCGCACGCGGTCCAGGCCGCGCAGCACTTCGCCCGAGTCGCCTACGGGGACGACCGCATCGAGGCCTATCCACTCGTCTCCATGGAGGGCGGCGACGACACCGTCCGGGTCGTCCTGGCGGCCGGGCCCGGACCGATCGAGGTGGTGCTCGACGTGGTGATGTCGGAGCCGCTGTTCTCGCAGTGCCGGGCGGCCACGGCGGGCCCCGTGCGAACGTTCACGCTGCGATCCCTGAGTGACACGGGTATGCACCCGTCATGA
- a CDS encoding acyl-CoA dehydrogenase, whose translation MPIAILEEHNDLADSVRAFVERVAPSEVLHEALETPVPNPPPYWRSASEQGLHGVHLAESVGGQGFGILELAIVVAEFGYGAVPGPFVPSAIASALIAAHDPDAADLGGLASGDVIATYAIDSGLTATRQGENLVIRGEVRAVPAAAQASLLVLPVAIESGEEWVLIDAAQLEIEPVPSVDPLRPVAHVRANAVEVGDDRVLSNLSRAHARALMSTLLSAECVGVARWATDTASAYAKIREQFGRPIGQFQAIKHKCATMIAETERATAAVWDAARAIDEARENPDTAYEFAAAVAATLAPVAAQHTTGDCIQVHGGIGFTWEHDTNVYYRRALVLAASFGRASEYPQRVVDLATSTGMRALDLDLDPETEKLRDEIRADVAALKEIPREKRAAAIAEAGWVQPHLPVPWGRAAKPVEQIIIAQEFSSGRVKRPQMGIAAWIIPSIVAFGTDEQKERFLPPTFRGEMIWCQLFSEPGAGSDLAALSTKATKVDGGWRITGQKIWTTGAQYSQWGALLARTDPSAPKHQGITYFLLDMAADGVEVKPLRELTGNAMFNTVFIDDVFVPDELVLGDVNRGWEVSRNTLTNERVSLGSSEPPFLPSLDKFVEFVGEGHFDQIAQNHAGILIAEGHAAKILNMRSTLLTLAGGDPMPAAAISKLLSMKTGQGYAEFAVSSFGTDAIVGDPAQPTGRWADYLLASRSTTIYGGTSEVQLNIIAERLLGLPRDP comes from the coding sequence ATGCCCATCGCCATCCTCGAAGAGCACAACGACCTCGCCGATTCCGTCCGCGCGTTCGTGGAGCGGGTGGCCCCGTCGGAGGTGCTGCACGAAGCCCTCGAAACGCCCGTCCCGAACCCGCCCCCCTACTGGAGGTCGGCGTCCGAGCAGGGCCTGCACGGCGTCCACCTCGCCGAGTCGGTCGGCGGTCAGGGCTTCGGCATCCTCGAGCTCGCCATCGTCGTCGCGGAGTTCGGTTACGGCGCCGTGCCCGGCCCGTTCGTCCCGTCGGCGATCGCCTCGGCGCTGATCGCCGCCCACGATCCCGACGCCGCCGACCTCGGCGGTCTGGCCTCCGGGGACGTCATCGCGACCTACGCGATCGATTCCGGTCTCACCGCGACCCGGCAGGGCGAGAACCTCGTCATCCGCGGCGAGGTCCGCGCCGTGCCGGCGGCGGCCCAGGCGTCGTTGCTCGTCCTGCCGGTCGCGATCGAGTCCGGCGAGGAGTGGGTGCTGATCGACGCGGCGCAGCTCGAGATCGAGCCGGTGCCCAGCGTCGACCCGTTGCGCCCGGTGGCGCACGTGCGCGCCAACGCCGTCGAGGTCGGCGACGACCGTGTGCTGAGCAATCTGAGCCGTGCCCACGCCCGCGCGCTGATGTCGACGCTGCTGTCCGCCGAGTGCGTCGGGGTCGCGCGGTGGGCCACCGACACCGCGTCGGCCTACGCCAAGATCCGTGAGCAGTTCGGCCGCCCGATCGGCCAGTTCCAGGCCATCAAGCACAAGTGCGCCACCATGATCGCCGAGACCGAGCGTGCGACCGCAGCGGTCTGGGACGCTGCGCGCGCCATCGACGAGGCCCGCGAGAACCCGGACACCGCTTACGAATTCGCCGCCGCGGTGGCGGCCACACTCGCGCCGGTCGCCGCGCAGCACACCACCGGAGACTGCATCCAGGTGCACGGCGGGATCGGTTTCACCTGGGAACACGACACCAACGTCTACTACCGCCGCGCCCTGGTGCTGGCCGCCTCGTTCGGGCGCGCGTCGGAGTATCCGCAGCGCGTGGTCGACCTCGCGACGTCGACCGGGATGCGGGCCCTCGACCTCGACCTCGATCCCGAGACCGAGAAGCTGCGCGACGAGATCCGCGCGGACGTGGCTGCGCTGAAAGAGATTCCGCGCGAGAAGCGGGCCGCGGCGATCGCCGAGGCCGGCTGGGTGCAACCGCACCTTCCGGTGCCGTGGGGGCGCGCGGCCAAGCCCGTCGAGCAGATCATCATCGCCCAGGAGTTCTCGTCGGGCCGGGTCAAGCGACCGCAGATGGGCATCGCGGCCTGGATCATCCCGTCGATCGTCGCGTTCGGCACCGACGAGCAGAAGGAGCGGTTCCTGCCGCCGACCTTCCGCGGCGAGATGATCTGGTGCCAGCTGTTCTCCGAGCCCGGCGCCGGTTCCGACCTGGCCGCCCTGTCGACGAAGGCCACCAAGGTCGACGGCGGCTGGCGGATCACCGGGCAGAAGATCTGGACCACCGGTGCGCAGTACTCGCAGTGGGGCGCGCTGTTGGCCCGCACGGATCCCTCAGCCCCGAAGCATCAGGGCATCACCTACTTCCTCCTCGACATGGCCGCCGACGGAGTCGAGGTCAAGCCGCTGCGGGAGCTGACCGGCAACGCGATGTTCAACACGGTCTTCATCGACGACGTCTTCGTCCCCGACGAGTTGGTACTCGGGGACGTGAACCGCGGCTGGGAGGTCAGCCGCAACACCCTGACCAACGAGCGGGTGTCCCTCGGCAGCAGCGAGCCGCCGTTCCTGCCCAGCCTCGACAAGTTCGTCGAGTTCGTCGGCGAAGGACACTTCGACCAGATCGCCCAGAACCACGCCGGCATTCTGATCGCCGAGGGGCACGCCGCCAAGATCCTCAACATGCGCTCGACGCTGCTGACCCTGGCCGGCGGCGACCCGATGCCCGCCGCCGCGATCTCCAAGCTGCTGTCCATGAAGACCGGGCAGGGCTACGCCGAATTCGCCGTGAGCTCGTTCGGCACCGACGCCATCGTCGGCGACCCCGCCCAGCCGACCGGACGGTGGGCGGACTACCTGCTGGCCAGCCGATCCACGACGATCTACGGCGGCACCTCGGAGGTGCAGCTCAACATCATCGCCGAGCGGCTGCTCGGACTCCCCCGCGATCCCTAG
- a CDS encoding cupin domain-containing protein, whose translation MLSRCIAIDPEVFAAEYWGRRPLLSHADALPRDFCDLLSPAMVDELIAERGVRAPFIRLAKEGQVLAKDSYLGPAGFGAEITDQVDPAKVLTQLAAGATVVLQGLHRLWPPLIDFTHRAVADIGHPVQVNAYITPPGNRGFDFHHDVHDVFVLQIAGSKRWIVHEPVHAHPLPDQSWTQFRDLIDERVTADPVIDTALTEGDALYLPRGWVHAAQALDTTSIHLTVGVSATTGVDVARAVLDELAGIDEFRAPLPLGIDPAAGDHTAAIAAKVIAQMVGHLQEDAAALSTAAAERLQARHRSRTRPEALRPLESLRAAEHAATIRVRRREGLAATVRHGADGRVSIHLTDKTVTFPALCAAALEEILGGRVADADTLPGLDGADGAVLLRRLLREGVVVPAS comes from the coding sequence ATGCTCAGCCGTTGCATCGCGATCGACCCCGAGGTCTTCGCTGCCGAGTACTGGGGCCGCAGGCCGCTGCTGAGCCACGCCGACGCGCTGCCCCGCGACTTCTGCGATCTGCTCTCCCCCGCGATGGTGGACGAGCTGATCGCGGAACGCGGGGTACGCGCGCCGTTCATCCGGTTGGCGAAGGAGGGGCAGGTCCTGGCCAAGGACAGCTACCTGGGGCCCGCGGGGTTCGGCGCCGAGATCACCGATCAGGTGGATCCGGCCAAGGTGCTCACCCAGCTGGCCGCGGGTGCGACCGTGGTGCTCCAGGGTCTGCACCGGCTGTGGCCGCCGCTGATCGACTTCACCCACCGGGCGGTCGCCGACATCGGCCATCCGGTGCAGGTCAACGCCTACATCACGCCGCCGGGCAACCGGGGGTTCGACTTCCACCACGACGTGCACGACGTGTTCGTGCTGCAGATCGCGGGCAGTAAACGCTGGATCGTCCACGAGCCCGTGCATGCGCACCCGCTACCCGACCAGTCCTGGACACAGTTCCGGGACCTGATCGATGAGCGCGTCACCGCCGATCCGGTGATCGACACCGCGCTCACCGAGGGTGACGCGTTGTACCTACCGCGTGGCTGGGTGCACGCGGCGCAGGCGCTGGACACCACCTCGATCCACTTGACCGTCGGTGTGTCGGCGACCACCGGGGTCGACGTGGCGCGCGCCGTGCTCGACGAACTCGCCGGCATCGACGAGTTCCGCGCTCCCCTGCCGCTCGGGATCGACCCCGCCGCAGGGGATCACACGGCCGCCATCGCCGCCAAGGTCATCGCCCAGATGGTCGGCCACCTTCAGGAGGACGCGGCCGCGCTCAGCACGGCCGCCGCCGAACGCCTGCAGGCCCGACACCGGTCGCGCACCCGCCCCGAGGCCCTGCGACCGCTGGAATCCCTGCGCGCCGCAGAACACGCGGCGACGATCCGGGTCCGCCGGCGGGAAGGGTTGGCCGCGACCGTCCGCCACGGCGCCGACGGACGGGTGTCGATTCACCTGACCGACAAGACCGTCACGTTTCCCGCGCTGTGCGCCGCGGCGCTGGAGGAGATCCTGGGGGGCCGTGTCGCCGACGCCGACACCCTGCCCGGTCTGGACGGCGCCGACGGCGCGGTGCTGCTCCGGCGCCTGCTGCGCGAAGGCGTCGTGGTGCCGGCCTCGTGA
- a CDS encoding TetR/AcrR family transcriptional regulator: MGRMAQVRPYRGVDAPARVAERRRRLLEAGLDLLGGQLNPPELTVRAICAQSGLAARYFYESFTDKDVFVGAVFDRVIADIATTTQAAVAAAPPREQSRQGMANIVRAISEDARVGRLLFNAHLDNPVVVRKRAESGALFALLSGQHAGSALRLERNDRITSAAHFVVGGVAQTLSAWLAGDLTFTEAQLAAQLGALIDQLADPALYRD, translated from the coding sequence ATGGGACGCATGGCCCAGGTCCGTCCGTATCGCGGGGTTGATGCCCCCGCACGAGTCGCCGAACGCCGGCGGCGCCTGCTGGAGGCCGGACTGGACCTGCTGGGCGGTCAGCTGAACCCGCCCGAGCTGACGGTTCGCGCGATCTGCGCGCAGTCCGGACTTGCGGCGCGGTACTTCTACGAGAGCTTCACCGACAAGGACGTCTTCGTCGGCGCCGTGTTCGACCGGGTCATCGCCGACATCGCCACCACGACGCAGGCCGCGGTCGCGGCCGCGCCCCCGCGGGAGCAGAGCCGTCAGGGCATGGCCAACATCGTGCGCGCGATCTCCGAGGACGCGCGCGTGGGCAGGCTGCTGTTCAACGCGCACCTGGACAATCCGGTGGTGGTGCGCAAGCGCGCCGAATCCGGCGCGCTGTTCGCGCTGCTGTCAGGTCAGCACGCGGGGTCGGCGCTGCGGTTGGAGCGCAACGACAGGATCACCTCCGCGGCGCACTTCGTGGTCGGCGGAGTGGCCCAGACCCTCAGCGCCTGGCTGGCCGGGGATCTGACGTTCACCGAGGCGCAGCTCGCGGCCCAGCTCGGCGCGCTGATCGACCAGCTCGCCGATCCCGCGCTCTACCGGGACTGA
- a CDS encoding oxygenase MpaB family protein — translation MTLNESVPAVLPVVERPINDVVVDVPTGRRAQRGDDGMLGLGLLAGPANVIMQLARPAVGYGVLESRVESGRVDRHPIKRARTTFTYLAVSTNGTPEQQKAFRRAVNGAHAQVFSTDESPVKYHAFDKDLQLWVGACLYKGVVDVHRLFVGEMDEETADRLYVQGRALATMLQVPESMWPADREAFDRYWAASLDEVHIDDTVREYLYPIAASRLRGLRLPGPLQRRNEELALLITTGFLPQRFRDEMRLPWGPDHQRRFDRLMTVLRVANTVSPKFVRQFPFNLLLKDVDRRIRTGRPLV, via the coding sequence ATGACGCTGAACGAGTCGGTGCCCGCGGTGCTGCCCGTGGTCGAGCGCCCGATCAACGACGTGGTGGTCGACGTCCCGACCGGCCGCCGTGCGCAACGCGGGGACGACGGCATGCTGGGACTGGGGCTGCTGGCCGGCCCCGCGAACGTGATCATGCAGCTGGCGCGTCCGGCGGTCGGGTACGGCGTTCTCGAGAGCCGTGTCGAGAGCGGACGGGTGGACCGTCACCCGATCAAGCGGGCCCGCACCACGTTCACCTATCTGGCGGTGTCGACCAACGGCACCCCCGAGCAGCAGAAGGCCTTCCGGCGCGCCGTCAACGGCGCACACGCCCAGGTGTTCTCGACCGACGAGAGCCCGGTGAAGTACCACGCGTTCGACAAGGACCTCCAGCTGTGGGTGGGCGCCTGCCTGTACAAAGGCGTCGTCGACGTCCACCGGCTGTTCGTCGGGGAGATGGACGAGGAGACCGCCGACCGCCTGTATGTGCAGGGTCGGGCGCTCGCCACCATGCTCCAGGTGCCCGAGAGCATGTGGCCGGCCGACCGCGAGGCGTTCGACCGGTACTGGGCTGCGTCGCTGGACGAGGTGCACATCGACGACACCGTGCGCGAGTACCTGTACCCGATCGCCGCATCCCGGCTGCGAGGGCTGAGGCTGCCGGGGCCGCTGCAGCGGCGCAACGAAGAGCTGGCACTTCTGATCACGACCGGTTTCCTGCCGCAGCGTTTCCGCGACGAGATGCGGCTTCCGTGGGGGCCGGACCACCAGCGCAGGTTCGACCGGCTCATGACGGTGCTGCGCGTCGCCAACACGGTGTCGCCGAAGTTCGTGCGTCAGTTCCCGTTCAACCTGTTGTTGAAGGACGTCGACCGCCGGATCCGGACCGGGCGGCCACTGGTCTGA
- a CDS encoding alpha/beta hydrolase: MSRTTAAQAPGVTREFVGLDSTTARRAGSGGHPCQGLYHRGMGRRPKVAMIATHYQIDFSEHYLADYMATRGIGFLGWNTRFRGFESSFLLDHALVDIGVGVRWLREVQGIETVILLGNSGGGSLMAAYQANAVDKHVTPLEGMRPAASLDDLPAADGYVASAAHPGRPDVLTAWMDASVIDENDAVATDPDLDLFNERNGPSYDDEFVTRYRAAQVSRNEAITDWAEAELTRVRAAGFSDRPFTVMRTWADPRMVDPLLEPTKRPPNMCYAGVPVKANRSTHGIAAACTLRNWLGMWSLRHAQTRAEPHLARIDCPALVINAEQDTGVFPSDAQRIYDALAGEDKTMCAMDTDHYFTTPGARSEKADTIAKWITRRW, encoded by the coding sequence ATGAGCCGCACCACCGCCGCACAGGCGCCTGGAGTCACCCGCGAATTCGTCGGTCTCGACTCGACCACCGCCCGGCGGGCCGGTTCGGGCGGGCATCCGTGCCAGGGGCTCTACCACCGCGGAATGGGACGCAGACCCAAGGTCGCGATGATCGCGACGCATTACCAGATCGACTTCTCCGAGCACTATCTCGCCGACTACATGGCCACCCGGGGCATCGGATTCCTGGGCTGGAACACCCGCTTCCGCGGCTTCGAGAGCAGCTTTCTCCTCGACCACGCCCTCGTCGACATCGGGGTGGGGGTCCGCTGGCTGCGCGAGGTCCAGGGCATCGAAACCGTGATCCTGCTTGGTAATTCGGGAGGCGGATCTCTGATGGCCGCCTACCAGGCCAATGCCGTCGACAAGCACGTCACCCCGTTGGAGGGGATGCGACCCGCCGCCAGCCTCGACGATCTGCCTGCGGCCGACGGGTATGTGGCCAGCGCGGCGCACCCCGGCCGCCCCGATGTCCTGACCGCATGGATGGACGCGTCGGTGATCGACGAAAACGATGCCGTGGCAACCGATCCCGATCTCGATCTGTTCAACGAACGCAACGGGCCGAGCTACGACGACGAGTTCGTGACCCGCTACCGCGCCGCGCAGGTCTCCCGCAACGAGGCGATCACCGACTGGGCCGAGGCAGAGCTGACCCGCGTGCGCGCCGCGGGCTTCTCCGACCGCCCGTTCACCGTGATGCGCACCTGGGCCGACCCCCGCATGGTCGATCCGCTGCTCGAACCCACCAAGAGACCACCCAACATGTGTTACGCGGGCGTGCCGGTCAAAGCCAACCGCTCGACGCACGGCATCGCCGCGGCCTGCACGCTGCGCAACTGGCTGGGGATGTGGAGTCTGCGCCATGCCCAGACCCGGGCCGAACCGCATTTGGCCCGTATCGACTGCCCCGCGCTGGTGATCAACGCCGAGCAGGACACCGGGGTGTTCCCGTCGGATGCACAGCGCATCTACGACGCGCTCGCGGGCGAGGACAAGACGATGTGCGCGATGGACACCGACCACTACTTCACCACCCCGGGAGCCCGTTCGGAGAAGGCCGATACCATCGCCAAGTGGATCACGCGCCGCTGGTGA
- a CDS encoding NAD(P)/FAD-dependent oxidoreductase: MSHGDYDVLVIGAGLAGLRCAALLAARGRSVAVWESGDAVGGRVRTDVVDGFRCDRGFQVLNPAYPELRRAVDVSALALQPFVPGVAIRDTDRARRWVHPLRAPRRVPGMLVRGGLGPRDVTALMHWATPALLPTKLKARRGDVAVAAALDRSGVDGLARRVVDRFLAGVVLDDRGSTSNAFTLLLARMFALGVPGLPAEGMQALPRLMAEPIADRITLNRRVDRIVRDGRGWAVSAAGDTARATQVVVATDPHTAETLTGAPAPQMKGVVTDWWAADDPIPGPALLWVDGRPTPSGPLVNTAVISEVARGYAPAGRQLVAASALIGSDGAPPSESVTRTHASEILGVAAAGWSLVTRHVVPEALPVQPPPLRVRQSVRTPDGLWLCGDHRDTASIQGALVSGRRVAQAIDRCDRRSDTAHA, encoded by the coding sequence ATGAGCCATGGCGACTACGACGTCCTCGTGATCGGGGCCGGGCTGGCCGGCCTCCGATGCGCAGCGCTGCTGGCCGCTCGGGGACGCTCGGTGGCGGTGTGGGAATCCGGCGACGCGGTGGGCGGCCGGGTCCGTACCGACGTCGTCGACGGATTCCGTTGCGACCGGGGCTTTCAGGTGCTCAATCCGGCGTACCCCGAACTCCGCCGAGCGGTGGACGTCTCGGCGCTCGCACTGCAACCCTTCGTCCCCGGTGTCGCGATCCGTGACACCGATCGGGCCCGCCGGTGGGTGCACCCGTTGCGCGCACCACGTCGCGTACCCGGGATGCTCGTCCGGGGCGGGCTGGGCCCGCGGGACGTGACGGCCTTGATGCATTGGGCGACACCGGCTTTACTGCCCACAAAGCTCAAGGCGCGCCGCGGCGACGTGGCGGTGGCCGCAGCCCTGGACCGCAGCGGAGTCGACGGGCTCGCCCGTCGCGTCGTCGACCGGTTCCTCGCAGGGGTGGTCCTCGACGACCGGGGCTCGACCTCGAACGCCTTCACCCTGCTGCTGGCCCGGATGTTCGCGCTGGGGGTGCCGGGCCTTCCCGCCGAGGGCATGCAGGCGCTGCCGCGCCTGATGGCGGAACCGATCGCCGACCGGATCACGCTGAACCGCAGGGTCGACCGGATCGTCCGTGACGGACGGGGTTGGGCGGTCAGCGCCGCGGGCGACACCGCGCGTGCCACGCAGGTCGTCGTCGCCACGGACCCGCACACCGCCGAGACGTTGACCGGCGCACCGGCACCGCAGATGAAGGGCGTCGTGACGGACTGGTGGGCGGCCGATGATCCGATCCCCGGTCCCGCGCTGCTCTGGGTCGACGGAAGACCGACGCCGTCCGGACCGCTGGTGAACACCGCGGTCATCAGCGAGGTCGCGCGCGGTTATGCCCCCGCCGGACGCCAGCTGGTGGCCGCGTCGGCGTTGATCGGCAGCGACGGCGCGCCACCGTCCGAGTCGGTCACCCGCACGCACGCGTCCGAGATCCTCGGGGTCGCCGCAGCAGGGTGGTCGCTGGTCACGCGTCACGTGGTGCCCGAGGCGCTGCCGGTGCAGCCACCGCCGCTGCGGGTGCGGCAGTCGGTGCGCACCCCGGACGGGCTGTGGCTGTGCGGGGATCACCGCGACACCGCGTCGATCCAGGGCGCGCTGGTCAGCGGTCGACGGGTGGCCCAGGCCATCGATCGGTGTGACCGACGCAGCGACACCGCCCACGCGTAG